The candidate division TA06 bacterium genome has a window encoding:
- a CDS encoding YjbH domain-containing protein encodes MKTLRILLVSSLLLLAALPCLALQFEQLVDMPTAGTLNRAQYSVNLRMQPVGGLLFGLSFGLFDRLNLGFSYGGDNIIGYGNINWNPQPGFQVKYRIFDESYAMPAIAVGFDNQGFGYWAGSRYFIKSRGFYAAASKNYKFLGTLAFHGGASYSLEERHSEDNEVDFYVGLEKSLNPELWMVAEYDGAFNDNLNDDQYGEGYGYLNVGLRWLFSNRLMLEADLKNVLRNGEQDTDAGRIGRTVKLAYYDSF; translated from the coding sequence ATGAAAACATTGCGGATATTGCTTGTATCTTCCCTGCTGTTGCTGGCGGCTTTGCCCTGTCTGGCCCTGCAGTTTGAGCAGTTGGTGGACATGCCCACCGCCGGCACTTTGAACCGGGCCCAATACTCGGTCAATCTGCGAATGCAGCCGGTGGGCGGTCTGCTGTTCGGCCTGAGCTTTGGGCTTTTTGACCGCCTTAATCTTGGTTTCTCCTACGGCGGGGACAATATCATCGGCTACGGCAACATCAATTGGAACCCCCAACCGGGATTCCAGGTCAAGTACCGCATCTTTGACGAGAGCTACGCCATGCCGGCCATTGCGGTAGGGTTTGACAACCAGGGATTCGGCTACTGGGCCGGAAGCCGCTATTTCATCAAATCCCGCGGATTCTATGCCGCAGCCAGCAAGAACTACAAATTCCTGGGCACCCTGGCCTTTCACGGCGGGGCCAGCTACAGCCTGGAAGAGCGCCACAGCGAAGACAACGAAGTTGATTTTTACGTTGGCTTGGAAAAATCCCTGAACCCAGAGCTTTGGATGGTGGCCGAATATGACGGCGCATTTAACGACAATCTCAACGACGACCAGTACGGTGAAGGCTATGGCTACCTGAACGTGGGATTGCGCTGGCTGTTCAGCAACCGCCTGATGCTGGAGGCCGACCTGAAGAATGTCCTGAGAAACGGAGAGCAAGACACCGATGCCGGCAGGATCGGCAGAACGGTGAAACTGGCGTATTACGATTCGTTTTAG
- the nadB gene encoding L-aspartate oxidase: protein MPSTDFLIIGSGIAGLTFALKVADHGRVVIVTKKDDTESNTNYAQGGIAAVFGQDDSSSSHVKDTLEAGAGLSHPEAVQAMVSEGPALVEKLSRLGVAFTKGQAGDLDLGREGGHSKRRIVHAKDYTGQEVERALVHQIRSHPHITILEHHLAIDLIMSQSGGEEACRGAYVLEPKTGKILEYAAGVTLLAAGGCGQAFLHTTNPAIATGDGIAMAYRAGAAVANMEFMQFHPTTLYQDSLDENERSFLISEAVRGEGAVLRDLKGRAFMPEYHKLADLAPRDVVARAIDSELKASGDFHVNLDIAPIGLEKFHDRFPNISQGCAQRGIDLLKNLIPVVPAAHYMCGGVKTGLDGRTSIKGLYAAGETACTGVHGANRLASNSLLEALVFADRAATAAVREKPEASAVPAWDYVGSVPSREKVVIRQNRLSIRWLLWNYAGIVRNDKRLWWAKNRLQSIMDEIHDYYWKYHVSPDLVELRNIAAVAKMIIDCAIQRKESRGLHYNQDHTERDDVNYGKDTVIRMAE from the coding sequence ATGCCCTCAACAGATTTCCTGATAATCGGTTCCGGCATAGCCGGGCTGACCTTCGCTCTAAAAGTCGCCGATCACGGCCGGGTGGTGATCGTCACCAAAAAGGACGACACCGAGTCCAACACCAACTATGCCCAGGGCGGCATAGCCGCTGTGTTCGGCCAGGATGACAGCTCCTCCAGCCATGTCAAGGATACCCTTGAGGCCGGGGCCGGGCTTTCCCACCCGGAAGCGGTTCAGGCCATGGTCTCCGAGGGTCCGGCCCTGGTGGAAAAGCTTTCCCGGCTGGGGGTGGCCTTCACTAAAGGACAGGCCGGAGATCTGGACCTGGGGCGCGAGGGGGGACACTCCAAACGCCGGATCGTCCACGCCAAGGACTATACCGGACAGGAGGTGGAACGGGCCCTGGTGCACCAGATCCGCAGCCATCCCCACATCACCATCCTGGAGCACCATCTGGCCATAGATCTGATCATGTCCCAAAGCGGCGGGGAAGAGGCCTGCCGCGGTGCCTACGTGCTTGAGCCAAAGACCGGAAAGATCCTGGAGTATGCAGCGGGCGTCACCCTGCTGGCGGCCGGAGGCTGCGGGCAGGCCTTTCTGCACACCACCAACCCGGCCATCGCCACCGGGGACGGCATAGCCATGGCTTACCGGGCCGGGGCCGCCGTGGCCAACATGGAGTTCATGCAGTTTCATCCCACCACCCTGTATCAGGATTCGCTGGACGAGAACGAGAGATCGTTCTTGATCTCCGAAGCGGTGCGGGGCGAGGGCGCGGTATTGCGCGACCTGAAGGGCCGGGCCTTCATGCCGGAATATCACAAGCTGGCCGACCTGGCTCCCCGCGATGTGGTGGCCCGGGCCATAGACAGCGAGCTGAAGGCCTCCGGAGATTTCCACGTCAACCTGGACATTGCCCCGATAGGGCTGGAGAAGTTCCATGACCGGTTCCCCAATATCAGCCAGGGCTGCGCCCAGCGGGGCATTGATCTTTTAAAAAACCTGATCCCGGTGGTGCCGGCGGCCCACTACATGTGCGGCGGAGTGAAGACCGGCCTGGACGGACGGACCAGCATCAAAGGTTTGTATGCCGCCGGGGAGACTGCCTGCACCGGCGTCCACGGGGCCAACCGGCTGGCCTCGAACTCCCTGCTGGAGGCGCTGGTTTTTGCCGACCGGGCGGCCACGGCCGCCGTCAGGGAAAAACCGGAAGCGTCTGCTGTTCCGGCCTGGGATTACGTCGGTTCTGTTCCCAGCCGGGAGAAGGTGGTGATCCGGCAGAACCGGCTTTCCATCCGCTGGCTGCTGTGGAATTACGCCGGGATCGTGCGGAACGACAAAAGGCTGTGGTGGGCCAAAAACCGCCTGCAATCCATTATGGACGAGATCCACGATTATTACTGGAAGTACCATGTCAGCCCCGACCTGGTGGAACTGCGCAACATTGCGGCCGTGGCTAAAATGATCATAGACTGCGCCATCCAGCGCAAGGAGTCGCGGGGCCTGCATTACAACCAGGATCATACAGAACGGGATGATGTGAATTACGGGAAGGACACAGTGATAAGGATGGCGGAATGA
- a CDS encoding DNA polymerase III subunit alpha — protein sequence MPHTRFAHLHVHTEYSILDGLIPVKDLIAKAVQYKLPALAITDHGNMFGALDFYTQARSAGIKPIIGIETYVAPKGRTDHALAETDDTSYHLLLLARNEKGYKNLLVLSSLAYLEGFYRKPRIDKELLSQHAEGLVAMSACTKGEIPQALLKGDKEKARAAALFYKDLFGPDFYLEIQDHGMEDEKVINPGLIALSQELGIGLVATNDVHYLEAKDAKVHDVLLCIQTGTTLDDEKRLKFSNQSFYFRSPEEMVKLFGHIPGALENTVAIAERCNLTLDQLTCGKLHLPHFNVPAEFPSQNAYLKHLAETGLSKRFGQPTPGQRERLLRELEIIEKMNFAGYFLVVKDFVDYAKKSQIPVGPGRGSAVGSLVLYSLGITDVDPLQYHLLFERFLNPERISMPDIDIDFGDNKRDRMIDYVIEKYGKDSVCQIITFGTMQAKAAIRDVARAYKLAYSEADRLAKLIPFGKTISESLKTTPDLVKLIKSDPRFVEVIEVAQAVEGRIRNASTHAAGVVITPGRLTDYLPLFKSPKTGDISTQFDMGWLEKCGLLKMDFLGLRNLTVIEQTLEMLAAKDVKIDIEKIPYDDALTFELLRRGDTIGLFQLESAGMRDLTVRFKTASIEDLIAIISLFRPGPMDLIEDFLKRKNGQERIEFEHPLLEPICRDTYGVMIYQEQVMQAVQALAGYSLGAGYLMLKAISKKKQEDLEKHRPAFIKGCHTVNKIPKEKAEKIFDTLAKFAGYGFNKSHAAGYAVLAYQTAYLKAHHPLEYMAALLTSVMGDTAKTMAFMANCRESKLTLLPPDINKSLYAYSPEEGSIRLGMGVVKNVGSSAVESVIKARQAGGDFVSIEQVLERADARLVNRKALESLIKAGCFDSLDPDRTALLERLDDLMIRAAQAREDQMKGQTLMFDAGVSVPPAAAKAQAAPAKAPHPIDRKAFLVYEKEALGFYLSGHPLEKHTAELKSLATHTISQLAELDDNDQVIVGGLISSFKIYTPKGSKPMGFVSLEDLTGFCEIVVFADLFESKREFIKEDTLVLVAGSVSTKENEYPKLVVADLFPLEQVSGKLVEFLEISLEEDQLDQKFNQALTKLLDGHPGNCPVVFSVKGENGLPVKIKPKNIKVKVEHQLFTGLTELLQGPHFKLGGKWNPAPPRKRNNYQRNGQND from the coding sequence ATGCCCCACACCCGCTTCGCCCACCTTCACGTTCACACCGAGTACAGCATCCTGGACGGACTGATCCCGGTCAAGGACCTGATCGCCAAAGCAGTGCAGTACAAGCTGCCGGCCCTGGCCATCACCGACCACGGCAACATGTTCGGGGCGCTGGACTTTTACACCCAGGCCCGCAGCGCCGGCATCAAGCCCATCATCGGGATCGAGACCTATGTGGCCCCCAAGGGACGCACTGACCATGCCCTGGCCGAGACCGATGACACCTCCTACCATCTGCTGCTTTTGGCCCGGAACGAAAAAGGCTATAAGAACCTGCTGGTGCTCTCCTCACTGGCCTACCTGGAGGGCTTTTACCGCAAGCCCCGGATAGACAAGGAGCTTTTGTCGCAGCACGCCGAAGGCCTGGTGGCCATGTCGGCCTGCACCAAGGGCGAGATCCCCCAGGCCCTGCTCAAGGGGGACAAGGAAAAGGCCAGAGCCGCAGCCCTGTTTTACAAGGACCTATTCGGGCCGGATTTTTACCTGGAGATCCAGGACCACGGGATGGAGGATGAAAAGGTGATCAACCCCGGGTTGATCGCCCTGAGCCAGGAGCTGGGGATCGGCCTGGTGGCCACCAACGACGTCCATTATCTTGAAGCCAAGGACGCCAAGGTCCACGATGTGCTGCTCTGCATCCAGACCGGCACCACCCTGGACGACGAGAAGCGGCTGAAGTTCTCCAACCAGAGTTTTTATTTCCGCTCGCCCGAGGAGATGGTCAAACTTTTCGGACATATTCCCGGAGCCCTGGAAAACACCGTGGCCATAGCCGAGCGCTGCAACCTGACCCTGGACCAGCTGACCTGCGGCAAGCTGCATCTGCCCCACTTCAATGTCCCGGCGGAATTTCCCAGCCAGAACGCTTATCTTAAGCACCTGGCCGAGACCGGACTCAGCAAAAGGTTCGGCCAGCCCACCCCCGGCCAGCGGGAGCGGTTGTTGCGGGAGCTGGAGATCATCGAAAAGATGAACTTTGCCGGATACTTTCTGGTGGTCAAGGATTTCGTGGATTACGCCAAAAAGAGCCAGATCCCGGTGGGCCCGGGCCGCGGCTCGGCGGTGGGCAGCCTGGTGCTTTACAGCCTGGGGATAACGGACGTCGATCCCCTGCAATACCACCTTCTATTCGAGCGTTTTTTGAACCCAGAGCGGATCAGCATGCCCGACATCGACATCGACTTCGGCGACAACAAGCGGGACCGGATGATAGACTACGTGATCGAGAAATACGGCAAGGACAGCGTCTGCCAGATCATCACCTTCGGCACCATGCAGGCCAAGGCGGCCATCCGGGACGTGGCCCGGGCCTACAAGCTGGCCTACAGCGAGGCCGACCGGCTGGCCAAGCTGATCCCCTTCGGCAAGACCATCTCCGAGTCGCTGAAGACCACCCCCGACCTGGTGAAATTGATAAAATCCGATCCCCGGTTCGTGGAAGTGATAGAGGTGGCCCAGGCGGTGGAGGGCCGGATCCGCAACGCCTCCACCCACGCCGCCGGGGTGGTGATCACCCCCGGCCGGCTGACCGACTACCTGCCTCTGTTCAAAAGCCCCAAGACCGGAGACATCTCCACCCAGTTCGACATGGGCTGGCTGGAGAAGTGTGGCCTGCTGAAGATGGATTTTCTGGGCCTCCGCAACCTGACCGTGATCGAGCAGACCCTGGAGATGCTGGCCGCCAAGGACGTTAAGATCGATATTGAAAAAATCCCCTACGACGACGCCCTTACCTTTGAACTGCTGCGGCGGGGCGACACCATCGGCCTGTTCCAGCTGGAATCGGCGGGGATGCGGGACCTGACAGTCAGATTCAAAACCGCCTCCATCGAGGACCTGATCGCCATCATCTCCCTGTTCCGTCCCGGCCCCATGGACCTGATCGAGGATTTCCTTAAGCGCAAGAACGGCCAGGAGAGGATCGAGTTCGAGCATCCCCTGCTGGAGCCCATCTGCAGGGACACCTACGGAGTGATGATCTACCAGGAACAGGTGATGCAGGCGGTGCAGGCCCTGGCCGGCTACAGCCTGGGGGCCGGCTACCTGATGCTCAAGGCCATCAGCAAGAAGAAGCAGGAGGACCTGGAGAAGCACCGCCCGGCCTTTATCAAGGGCTGCCATACTGTGAACAAGATACCCAAGGAAAAGGCCGAAAAGATATTCGACACCCTGGCCAAGTTTGCCGGCTACGGCTTCAACAAGTCACACGCCGCCGGATACGCGGTGCTGGCCTACCAGACCGCCTATCTCAAAGCCCACCATCCCTTGGAATACATGGCCGCTCTGCTGACCAGCGTGATGGGCGACACCGCCAAGACCATGGCCTTCATGGCCAACTGCCGCGAGTCCAAGCTGACCCTCCTGCCCCCGGACATCAACAAAAGCCTCTACGCCTATTCCCCGGAAGAAGGATCGATCCGGCTGGGCATGGGAGTGGTCAAGAACGTTGGTTCCTCGGCGGTGGAGTCGGTCATCAAGGCCCGCCAGGCCGGCGGCGATTTCGTTTCCATAGAACAGGTATTGGAGCGGGCCGACGCCCGTCTGGTCAACCGCAAGGCCTTGGAGAGCCTGATCAAGGCCGGCTGTTTCGACAGCCTGGATCCCGACCGCACCGCCCTGCTGGAAAGGCTGGACGACCTGATGATCCGGGCGGCCCAGGCCCGGGAGGATCAGATGAAGGGCCAGACCCTGATGTTCGACGCCGGCGTGTCAGTCCCTCCGGCCGCCGCCAAGGCCCAGGCGGCTCCGGCCAAAGCCCCCCATCCCATCGACCGCAAGGCTTTTCTGGTCTACGAGAAGGAAGCGCTGGGATTCTATCTTTCAGGGCATCCTTTGGAGAAGCACACCGCCGAGCTGAAAAGCCTGGCCACCCACACCATCAGCCAGCTGGCCGAGCTTGACGACAACGACCAGGTGATAGTGGGCGGGCTGATCTCCAGCTTCAAGATCTACACTCCCAAAGGTTCAAAGCCCATGGGCTTCGTCAGCCTGGAGGATCTGACCGGCTTCTGCGAAATAGTGGTCTTTGCCGACCTGTTCGAAAGCAAGCGGGAGTTCATAAAAGAGGACACCCTGGTGCTGGTGGCCGGCAGCGTTTCCACCAAGGAAAATGAATACCCCAAATTAGTGGTGGCCGACCTGTTCCCGCTGGAGCAGGTCAGCGGAAAACTGGTGGAGTTCTTGGAGATCTCCCTGGAAGAAGACCAATTGGACCAGAAATTCAACCAGGCCCTGACCAAACTGTTGGACGGGCACCCCGGGAACTGCCCGGTGGTATTCTCGGTTAAGGGGGAGAACGGCCTGCCGGTGAAGATCAAGCCCAAGAACATAAAAGTGAAAGTAGAACACCAGTTGTTCACCGGGTTGACCGAACTGCTCCAGGGCCCGCACTTTAAACTGGGCGGCAAATGGAACCCGGCCCCGCCCCGCAAGAGAAACAACTACCAGCGCAACGGCCAGAACGACTGA
- a CDS encoding EamA family transporter — MTQKPSYFWPVMALGVIGISFGSILIKLSTAQPLAIAFYRLLFSGLLMLPFYFHQPGPKRISPGDLGWIALSALFLSLHFVTWVYSLSFTSVTSSVVLVTINPLFVSILGWVLMREKTGPRILAAIAVVVAGGAIIGGRALAAGGMGNLGNLLALAGALMASGYLLTGRHLRKRLSLVTYTTICYSMTAVILLMASLVAKTPLGGFSRINYLYFALMAIGPQLLGHSIFNWGLKYLPTPRIAMLIIAEPVGATILAFLVLKQMPSIFEMIGAVFIMAGVYISAQEGKGSAVA; from the coding sequence ATGACACAAAAACCCTCATATTTCTGGCCGGTGATGGCCCTGGGTGTGATAGGGATATCCTTCGGCTCCATCCTGATCAAGCTGTCCACCGCCCAGCCGCTGGCCATAGCCTTTTACAGGCTGTTGTTCTCCGGACTGCTGATGCTGCCGTTCTATTTCCACCAACCGGGGCCGAAAAGAATATCCCCGGGCGATCTGGGCTGGATCGCCCTGTCCGCCTTGTTCCTGAGCCTGCACTTCGTGACCTGGGTCTATTCCCTCAGCTTTACCTCGGTCACCAGTTCGGTGGTGCTGGTGACCATAAATCCCCTGTTCGTCAGCATCCTGGGCTGGGTCTTAATGAGGGAGAAGACCGGACCCCGGATACTGGCCGCCATCGCGGTGGTGGTGGCCGGCGGGGCCATCATCGGGGGAAGGGCGCTGGCGGCGGGCGGGATGGGAAACCTGGGCAACCTGCTGGCCCTGGCCGGGGCGCTGATGGCCTCGGGCTATCTGCTGACCGGGCGGCACCTGCGGAAGAGGCTGAGCCTGGTGACCTATACCACCATTTGTTATTCCATGACGGCAGTAATACTATTGATGGCTTCCCTGGTTGCCAAGACGCCGCTGGGCGGTTTCTCCAGGATAAATTATCTTTACTTTGCGCTGATGGCCATCGGCCCGCAGCTGTTGGGACACAGCATTTTCAACTGGGGGCTTAAGTATCTGCCCACCCCGCGGATCGCCATGCTGATCATAGCCGAACCGGTGGGCGCGACCATTCTGGCTTTTCTGGTGCTTAAGCAGATGCCGTCAATCTTTGAGATGATAGGTGCGGTGTTCATCATGGCGGGGGTGTATATCTCGGCGCAGGAAGGTAAAGGGTCCGCAGTCGCATAA